Proteins encoded in a region of the Paramagnetospirillum magneticum AMB-1 genome:
- the dksA gene encoding RNA polymerase-binding protein DksA produces the protein MTVMLPPDYVPSEDEPFMNDTMKEYFRQKLLRWRAELLRESDETLQHLQEGGMQEPDIADRASAEADRALELRTRDRERKLISKIDAAIGRVADGSYGYCEETGEPISIRRLEARPIATLSIEAQERHERLERTHRED, from the coding sequence ATGACCGTCATGTTGCCGCCGGACTATGTTCCGTCCGAGGACGAGCCCTTCATGAACGACACCATGAAGGAATATTTCCGCCAGAAGCTGCTGCGGTGGCGGGCGGAGCTCTTGCGGGAATCCGACGAGACGCTGCAGCATCTCCAGGAAGGCGGCATGCAGGAGCCCGATATCGCCGACCGCGCCTCGGCCGAGGCCGACCGTGCCCTGGAACTGCGGACCCGCGATCGCGAGCGCAAGCTGATCTCCAAGATCGATGCCGCCATCGGCCGGGTCGCCGACGGCTCCTACGGCTATTGCGAGGAGACGGGCGAGCCCATCAGCATCCGCCGTCTGGAGGCGCGCCCCATCGCCACCCTGTCCATCGAGGCGCAGGAGCGTCACGAGCGGCTGGAGCGCACTCACCGCGAGGACTGA
- a CDS encoding flagellar assembly protein FliX, which yields MKISGVGSKGAVSGTKKSESTGAKGAFKKALIESMDSMEEAHAVEAPVGMAGIDALLVVQQMDNSVEREARRRLVRRGEELLDGLEELRHGLLMGEIPAGRMMALAQNVRARRENCGDPRLAAILDEIELRVEVELAKLSPRG from the coding sequence ATGAAGATTTCAGGCGTGGGCTCCAAGGGTGCCGTCTCCGGCACCAAGAAGTCCGAAAGCACGGGCGCCAAGGGTGCGTTCAAGAAGGCTCTGATCGAATCCATGGATTCGATGGAGGAGGCGCATGCCGTCGAGGCCCCGGTGGGCATGGCCGGCATCGACGCCCTTCTGGTGGTGCAGCAGATGGACAATTCCGTCGAGCGCGAGGCGCGCCGCCGCCTGGTCCGCCGTGGCGAGGAATTGCTGGACGGTCTGGAAGAACTGCGCCACGGCCTGCTGATGGGGGAAATCCCCGCCGGCCGGATGATGGCCCTGGCCCAGAATGTGCGGGCCCGGCGCGAGAATTGCGGCGACCCGCGGCTGGCCGCCATCCTCGACGAGATCGAGCTTCGCGTCGAGGTTGAGTTGGCCAAGCTGTCGCCGCGCGGCTGA
- a CDS encoding EamA family transporter, with protein MGSVSPWVTWALLSAVFAAMTAIFAKAGLAAGIESDMATLLRTGVILVVLALFVAATGKWSDPTLIPAGAWGFIVLSALATGASWVCYFRALKLGEAAKVAPIDKLSVVLVAIFAVLFLGERPSLRDWSGIALITGGVLLLALKR; from the coding sequence ATGGGCTCGGTTTCACCTTGGGTCACCTGGGCGCTGCTGTCGGCGGTGTTTGCCGCCATGACCGCCATTTTCGCCAAGGCCGGTCTGGCGGCGGGCATCGAGTCCGACATGGCGACCCTGCTGCGCACCGGGGTGATTCTGGTGGTGCTGGCGCTGTTCGTGGCCGCCACCGGAAAATGGAGCGATCCCACCCTGATTCCGGCCGGCGCCTGGGGGTTCATCGTCCTGTCGGCCCTGGCGACGGGGGCGTCGTGGGTCTGCTACTTCCGCGCCCTGAAGCTGGGCGAGGCCGCGAAGGTCGCGCCCATCGACAAACTGAGCGTGGTGCTGGTGGCGATCTTCGCCGTCCTGTTCCTGGGCGAGCGCCCCTCGCTGCGCGATTGGAGCGGTATCGCCCTGATCACCGGCGGCGTGCTGCTCCTGGCGTTGAAGCGTTAA
- a CDS encoding rod-binding protein, with translation MSILPSTAATPYIDNGMPGMKMPKAGAADTAKAAKAGRQFEAMFMGQMIKSMFEGIKTDGIFGGGSGEEMFRSLLTDEYGKMMAAKGNGIGIGAAVQKMLLSHQEVQ, from the coding sequence ATGAGCATTCTTCCCTCCACCGCCGCCACGCCCTACATCGACAACGGCATGCCCGGCATGAAGATGCCCAAGGCGGGCGCCGCCGACACCGCCAAGGCCGCCAAGGCCGGGCGCCAGTTCGAGGCCATGTTCATGGGCCAGATGATCAAGAGCATGTTCGAGGGCATCAAGACCGACGGCATCTTCGGCGGCGGCAGCGGCGAGGAGATGTTCCGGTCCCTGCTGACCGACGAATACGGTAAAATGATGGCCGCCAAAGGCAACGGCATCGGGATCGGCGCCGCCGTCCAGAAAATGCTGCTGAGCCACCAGGAGGTGCAGTGA
- a CDS encoding molybdopterin oxidoreductase family protein — MTVNTALSVCPHDCPSACPLVVELPEPGRIGRVHGGEMAYTGGVVCAKVARYAERVHHPDRLTTPLKRVGAKGEGKFAPISWDEALDEIALRLREAADRLGPQTVWPYFYAGTMGHVQQSAINRLRRIMGYSEQAKTICSTAASTGWMAGTGAKWGVDPREIPESDLIVIWGANPAATQVHLMGLINQARKQRGAKLVVVDPYRTPTAEKADQHLCLRPGTDGALACAVMHVMFRDDLADRAYMARYTDCPERLEAHLQSRTPQWAAAITGLSVDEIEAFARLYGATKRSYLRSGYGYSRSRNGSVNLHAVSCLPAVSGAWRHKGGGACQSMGGVFDLRRTLLDGLDVPAAPVRILDMSRIGPVLTHDPKDLAGGPAVTAMLVQNSNPATVAPDSGLVRRGLARDDLFLAVHEQFMTETARFADIVLPATTSMEHADLYTSYGHTFLQVAKPVIAPVGESRANHRVIAELASRLGAIHPGFEMDEWEMIDQVLVASDLPGAEELHVLGGLDCAKVFEDAHFLSGFGHEDGRFRFAPEWKAEGLPELPDHLAVTDAADEAHPFRLITPPSRHFLNTSFTEMPTSRAQAGRPTALIHPEDCAALGAAEGDMVRIGNSKADIIVHAKPLAGIARGVVAVEGIWPDGFFAGGKGVNHLTSADPALPGGGAVFHDTKVWLRACHPERERGISA; from the coding sequence GTGACCGTCAACACCGCCCTGTCCGTCTGTCCCCACGACTGCCCCAGCGCCTGCCCGCTGGTGGTGGAACTCCCCGAGCCGGGCCGCATCGGCCGGGTGCATGGCGGCGAGATGGCCTATACCGGGGGCGTGGTCTGCGCCAAGGTGGCCCGCTATGCCGAGCGCGTTCATCACCCCGATCGCCTGACCACGCCGCTGAAGCGCGTGGGCGCCAAGGGCGAGGGCAAGTTCGCCCCCATCTCGTGGGACGAGGCGCTGGACGAGATCGCCCTGCGCCTGCGCGAAGCCGCCGACCGCCTGGGGCCGCAGACCGTGTGGCCGTATTTCTACGCCGGCACCATGGGCCATGTGCAGCAATCGGCCATCAACCGCCTGCGCCGCATCATGGGCTATTCCGAGCAGGCCAAGACCATCTGCTCCACCGCCGCCAGCACCGGCTGGATGGCGGGGACCGGCGCCAAATGGGGCGTCGACCCGCGCGAGATTCCCGAAAGCGACCTGATCGTCATCTGGGGCGCCAATCCCGCCGCCACCCAGGTGCATCTGATGGGGCTGATCAATCAGGCCCGCAAGCAGCGCGGCGCCAAACTGGTGGTGGTCGATCCCTATCGCACCCCCACCGCCGAGAAGGCCGACCAGCATCTTTGCCTGCGTCCCGGCACCGACGGCGCCCTGGCCTGCGCCGTCATGCATGTGATGTTCCGCGATGACCTGGCCGACCGCGCCTACATGGCCCGCTACACCGACTGCCCCGAGCGGCTGGAAGCGCATCTTCAAAGCCGCACGCCCCAATGGGCCGCCGCCATCACCGGCCTGTCGGTGGACGAGATCGAGGCCTTCGCCCGGCTTTACGGCGCCACCAAGCGCTCTTATCTGCGGTCGGGCTATGGCTATTCCCGGTCGCGCAACGGCTCGGTCAACCTGCACGCCGTCTCGTGCCTGCCCGCCGTGTCCGGCGCGTGGCGGCACAAGGGCGGCGGCGCCTGCCAGAGCATGGGAGGCGTCTTCGACCTCCGCCGCACCCTGCTGGACGGGCTGGATGTGCCCGCCGCCCCGGTCCGCATCCTGGACATGAGCCGCATCGGCCCGGTTCTGACCCATGACCCCAAGGATCTGGCGGGAGGCCCGGCGGTCACCGCCATGCTGGTGCAGAACTCCAACCCGGCCACGGTGGCGCCCGACAGCGGGCTGGTGCGGCGGGGTCTGGCCCGCGACGACCTGTTCCTGGCCGTGCACGAGCAGTTCATGACCGAGACGGCGCGCTTCGCCGACATCGTGCTGCCCGCCACCACCAGCATGGAACACGCCGACCTTTACACCAGCTATGGCCACACCTTCCTGCAGGTGGCCAAGCCGGTGATTGCGCCGGTGGGCGAGAGCCGCGCCAACCACCGGGTGATCGCCGAGCTGGCGTCGCGCCTGGGTGCCATCCATCCCGGCTTCGAGATGGACGAGTGGGAGATGATCGATCAGGTGCTGGTGGCCTCCGACCTGCCCGGCGCCGAAGAACTGCACGTGCTGGGCGGTCTCGACTGCGCCAAGGTGTTCGAGGACGCCCATTTCCTTTCGGGCTTCGGCCACGAGGACGGGCGCTTCCGCTTCGCCCCCGAGTGGAAGGCGGAAGGGCTGCCCGAACTGCCCGACCATCTGGCGGTGACCGACGCGGCGGACGAGGCCCATCCCTTCCGCCTGATCACCCCACCGTCCAGGCACTTCCTCAATACCAGCTTCACCGAGATGCCCACCTCGCGGGCCCAGGCCGGGCGGCCCACCGCCCTGATCCACCCGGAGGATTGCGCCGCCTTAGGCGCGGCCGAGGGCGACATGGTCCGCATCGGCAATTCCAAGGCCGACATCATCGTGCATGCCAAGCCCTTGGCCGGCATCGCCCGCGGCGTGGTGGCGGTGGAGGGCATCTGGCCCGACGGGTTCTTTGCCGGTGGCAAGGGCGTCAACCACCTCACCAGCGCCGACCCCGCTCTTCCCGGCGGCGGTGCCGTCTTTCACGACACCAAGGTCTGGCTGCGTGCCTGTCATCCCGAGCGAGAGCGAGGGATCTCCGCCTGA
- a CDS encoding flagellar basal body P-ring protein FlgI, with the protein MKPFARRALLTAEPIRALLLAASLLAATLGLMPAEAFGASRIKDIADFEGVRDNMLVGYGLVVGLNSTGDSLTNAPFTKESLTGMLERLGVNIRDKTGAISSQLTPKNVAAVMITATLPPFSRQGTRIDINVSAMGDAKDLRGGTLLVTPLIGADGEVYAVGQGQVATGGFTASGASGSSVTKGVPTAGRIANGAIVERELPFEMSHLESVKVSLRNPDFTTSRRIAQAINSFLGGDMARPVDPGTVQIAVPPGYRGNVVGLLTDVEQLRVEPDQMARVVVDEVSGTIVMGENVRISTVAIAQGQLTIRITETPQVSQPSPFSDAGTTTTVQRTDIQVDEGAGNKLAVVPHKVTLQELVEGLNSLGIGPRDLITILQAIKAAGALQAELEVL; encoded by the coding sequence ATGAAGCCCTTTGCCCGCCGAGCCCTGCTCACCGCCGAACCGATCCGCGCCCTGCTGCTGGCCGCCTCGCTGCTGGCCGCGACGCTGGGGCTGATGCCCGCAGAAGCCTTCGGGGCGTCGCGCATCAAGGACATCGCCGATTTCGAAGGGGTCCGCGACAACATGCTGGTGGGCTACGGCCTGGTGGTCGGCCTCAACAGCACTGGCGACTCGCTCACCAACGCGCCGTTCACCAAGGAAAGCCTGACCGGCATGCTGGAGCGCCTGGGGGTCAACATCCGCGACAAGACCGGCGCCATCAGCTCGCAGCTGACGCCGAAGAACGTGGCCGCCGTGATGATCACAGCCACCCTGCCGCCCTTCTCGCGCCAGGGCACCCGCATCGACATCAACGTCTCGGCCATGGGCGACGCCAAGGACCTGCGCGGCGGCACCTTGCTGGTCACCCCGCTGATCGGCGCCGACGGCGAGGTCTATGCCGTGGGCCAGGGCCAGGTGGCGACCGGCGGCTTCACCGCCTCGGGCGCCTCGGGCTCGTCGGTCACCAAGGGCGTACCCACCGCCGGGCGCATCGCCAACGGGGCCATCGTCGAGCGCGAGCTGCCCTTCGAGATGTCGCACCTGGAATCGGTCAAGGTCAGCTTGCGCAATCCCGACTTCACCACCTCGCGCCGCATCGCCCAGGCCATCAACTCGTTCCTGGGCGGCGACATGGCGCGGCCGGTCGATCCCGGCACGGTGCAGATCGCCGTACCCCCGGGCTATCGCGGCAACGTGGTCGGCCTGCTGACCGATGTCGAGCAACTGCGCGTCGAGCCCGACCAGATGGCCCGCGTGGTGGTCGACGAGGTCTCCGGCACCATCGTCATGGGCGAGAACGTGCGCATCAGCACGGTGGCCATCGCCCAGGGCCAGCTGACCATCCGTATCACCGAGACACCGCAGGTGTCGCAGCCCTCGCCCTTCTCAGACGCGGGCACCACCACCACCGTGCAGCGCACCGACATCCAGGTGGACGAAGGCGCCGGCAACAAGCTGGCCGTGGTCCCCCACAAGGTCACCCTGCAGGAGCTGGTCGAGGGCCTGAACAGCCTGGGCATCGGCCCGCGCGATCTGATCACCATTCTTCAGGCCATCAAGGCGGCGGGCGCGCTGCAGGCCGAGCTGGAGGTCCTGTGA
- a CDS encoding division plane positioning ATPase MipZ, which translates to MSKKAHVIVVGNEKGGTGKSTISMHLIVSLLDRGLSVGSIDIDARQATLTRYIGNRAARQDRTELSLPIPEHMAIPPTGDASADCARLEEVFRDFAARHDVVVIDTPGSDHPMSRLGHSFADTLVTPLNDSLVDLDVLALVEPGSMKIRRPSHYAEMVWETKKARAMRGEKAVVDWIVLRNRLSTLDARNKRDMEKLLADLSKRVGFRVIPGLGERVIYRSMFLEGLTLIDLKKKPLGFDFNMSHVAARQELRTLVEAIGLGQPG; encoded by the coding sequence ATGAGCAAGAAAGCCCACGTCATCGTCGTCGGCAACGAGAAGGGCGGCACCGGCAAGTCCACCATCTCCATGCATCTGATCGTCAGCCTGCTGGACCGGGGCCTGTCGGTGGGCAGCATCGACATCGACGCGCGTCAGGCGACCCTGACCCGCTATATCGGCAATCGCGCCGCCCGCCAGGACCGGACCGAGCTGAGCCTGCCCATCCCCGAGCACATGGCCATTCCGCCCACCGGCGACGCGAGCGCCGATTGCGCCCGGCTGGAGGAGGTCTTCCGGGACTTCGCCGCCCGCCACGACGTGGTGGTGATCGACACCCCCGGCAGCGACCACCCCATGTCGCGCCTGGGCCATTCCTTCGCCGACACCCTGGTGACGCCCCTGAACGATTCCCTGGTGGATCTGGACGTGCTGGCCCTGGTGGAGCCGGGCAGCATGAAGATCCGCCGCCCCAGCCATTACGCCGAGATGGTGTGGGAGACCAAGAAGGCCCGCGCCATGCGGGGCGAAAAGGCGGTGGTGGACTGGATCGTGCTCCGAAACCGCCTGTCGACCCTGGACGCCCGCAACAAGCGCGACATGGAAAAGCTGCTGGCCGATTTGTCCAAGCGGGTCGGCTTTCGCGTCATTCCCGGCCTGGGCGAGCGGGTGATCTACCGCTCCATGTTCCTGGAAGGCCTGACCCTGATCGACCTGAAGAAGAAGCCGCTGGGCTTCGACTTCAACATGAGCCACGTGGCGGCGCGCCAGGAGCTGCGCACCCTGGTCGAGGCCATCGGACTGGGGCAGCCGGGTTAA
- a CDS encoding methyl-accepting chemotaxis protein, whose amino-acid sequence MAEPERILELTQAVHTVANDKISEIKKVTGTTRILSLNALIEAARAGELGRGFAVVANEVKNVSDNINTITQSLEGELSSSINDLMTLGQVMVKQLRGSRLADLALNMIEIIDRNLYERSCDVRWWATDSAVVDCLTGGTSDAANFACKRLGVILDSYTVYLDLWIADAEGRVVASGRPDRYPRAIGADVSGESWFRDAMATRDGSEYAVADISTNGPLGGAQVATYSAAIREGGENDGRVIGALGIFFDWQAQAETVVKGVRLREEEKAGTRCLLLDQEFRVIAASDGIGVLTERVPLDTRQGPAGSYVDEQGMVTGYSLTPGYETYEGLGWYGVIIQHPQGARPPARH is encoded by the coding sequence ATGGCCGAGCCGGAACGAATCCTGGAACTGACCCAGGCGGTGCACACCGTCGCGAACGACAAGATCAGCGAGATCAAGAAGGTGACGGGCACCACCCGTATCCTGTCGCTGAACGCCCTGATCGAGGCGGCGCGGGCGGGCGAGCTGGGGCGCGGCTTCGCCGTGGTCGCCAACGAGGTCAAGAACGTCTCCGACAACATCAACACCATCACCCAGTCGCTGGAGGGCGAGCTGTCGTCCTCCATCAACGACCTGATGACCCTGGGCCAGGTGATGGTCAAGCAGCTGCGCGGCTCGCGCCTGGCCGATCTGGCGCTGAACATGATCGAGATCATCGACCGCAACCTCTATGAGCGCTCGTGCGACGTCCGCTGGTGGGCCACGGATTCCGCCGTGGTCGACTGTCTGACCGGGGGCACGTCCGACGCAGCCAATTTCGCCTGCAAGCGCCTGGGGGTCATTCTCGATTCCTACACGGTCTATCTGGACCTGTGGATCGCCGACGCCGAGGGCCGGGTGGTGGCCAGCGGCCGCCCCGACCGCTATCCGCGGGCCATCGGCGCCGATGTCTCGGGCGAATCGTGGTTCCGGGACGCCATGGCCACCCGCGACGGCAGCGAATACGCCGTGGCCGACATCTCCACCAACGGTCCGCTGGGCGGCGCCCAGGTGGCCACCTACAGCGCCGCCATCCGCGAGGGCGGCGAGAACGACGGCCGGGTGATCGGGGCGCTGGGCATTTTCTTCGACTGGCAGGCCCAGGCCGAGACCGTGGTCAAGGGCGTGCGCCTGCGCGAGGAGGAAAAGGCCGGAACCCGATGTCTGCTGCTCGACCAGGAGTTCCGGGTGATCGCCGCCTCGGACGGAATCGGTGTTCTGACCGAGCGGGTGCCGCTCGATACCCGGCAGGGACCGGCCGGCTCCTATGTGGACGAGCAGGGCATGGTCACCGGCTATTCCCTGACTCCGGGCTACGAGACCTACGAGGGACTGGGCTGGTACGGCGTGATCATCCAGCACCCCCAGGGGGCAAGGCCGCCGGCACGGCATTGA
- a CDS encoding flagellar protein FlgN produces the protein MTDDRDLHDHDLLDDDELRAAQAEAELFWYDDLLFACSNLCDLLDIENDALLSHDPETVRLLADNKAALARLYEQSVQPLMDEPDLATLLDDDRREMLVAVGTRLNELIETNARRLKAEMEAYQRVMDIMADAAKKNVTSTTAYGKAGIFDANLGAGGSLSFNKAL, from the coding sequence ATGACCGACGACCGCGATCTTCACGACCACGACCTGCTCGACGACGACGAGCTTCGGGCCGCCCAGGCCGAGGCCGAGCTGTTCTGGTACGACGACCTGCTGTTCGCCTGCAGCAATCTGTGCGACCTGCTCGACATCGAGAACGACGCGCTGCTCAGCCACGACCCGGAAACGGTGCGGCTGCTGGCCGACAACAAGGCCGCCCTCGCCCGCCTCTATGAGCAGTCGGTCCAGCCCCTGATGGACGAGCCCGACCTGGCCACCCTGCTCGACGACGACCGGCGCGAGATGCTGGTGGCGGTGGGCACCCGGCTCAACGAACTGATCGAGACCAACGCCCGGCGCCTCAAGGCCGAGATGGAAGCCTATCAGCGCGTGATGGACATCATGGCCGACGCCGCCAAGAAGAACGTCACCAGCACCACCGCCTACGGCAAGGCCGGCATCTTCGACGCCAATCTCGGCGCCGGCGGCTCGCTGTCGTTCAACAAGGCCCTTTGA